A genomic stretch from Zeimonas sediminis includes:
- a CDS encoding branched-chain amino acid ABC transporter ATP-binding protein/permease — MSAIRMAPPPSRLVVPRSSGLVLGIGTPAQIGLALALLVAGALLALSVNGYYVFVLANVALLALVGVGLNVLIGLSGQVSFGHVGFYAIGAYTVAILTTKAGLSFWLAWPVAALLAGAMGAVLAIPALRVRGPYLAMITIAFGFIVEHGIVEMRELTGGQNGIMGIGAPSLGGLAQGERAVALLALAAAGIGLAACARLANGTWGAAMRAARDSETAAESIGLNPLALRTVAFAVSAVCAGAAGALFAPLSGFVTPHTFGFVQSILFVLVVMLGGAGSVAGPLVGALVVGLLPELLASLEEYRLLFFGGLLLVVLWAAPGGIVGMWRGLLGWLRSSLPGAAAGGIAGVDVPAQSGGRGAEVSNDGRLPLVATRPRRGILADSLTMQFGGVRAVGDLSFEAKAGEVTALIGPNGAGKTTALNMIGGFYRPTSGGFRLGDRPLGGLPALRVARAGIARTYQTSQLFGSLSVLDNVVLAMARGRLGPLLGLSRLQAAPLRRRARDLLAWCGYLGSPTARADSLPHVDRRLVEIARALALDPDALLLDEPAAGLSSEDKTRLAGLLRRIAASGIAVLLVEHDMPLVMGISDRVVVLDAGQRLAVGTPAQVQADPAVRQAYLGESADGGARGSAEGGSEAAAAIGRAAAVEPGHGGAGVADAEAHEPRPEVLGVGALVAGYGAEPVLHGIDLNVRRGEVVALLGANGAGKSTLMRALAGLHRPLAGGGIHLEGRALDALGAERIVSLGMVLVPEGRQVFPELSVLDNIRLGAFLDPTDRDARVEQMLERFPRLRERLHQRAGLLSGGEQQMLAIARALMSRPKVLLLDEPSLGLAPKVIAELFAALDRLRAEGMTLLLVDQMAALALSLADRAYVIEGGRIVAQGTAVEIANDPNLARAYLGGH; from the coding sequence ATGAGCGCGATCCGCATGGCCCCGCCGCCGTCCCGGCTCGTCGTGCCGCGGTCCTCGGGCCTCGTGCTGGGCATCGGCACGCCGGCGCAGATCGGCCTTGCGCTCGCGCTTCTGGTGGCCGGCGCGCTGCTCGCGCTGTCGGTCAACGGCTACTACGTGTTCGTGCTCGCCAACGTGGCCTTGCTCGCGCTGGTCGGCGTCGGCCTGAACGTGCTGATCGGCCTGAGCGGGCAGGTCTCGTTCGGGCACGTCGGCTTCTACGCGATCGGCGCCTACACGGTCGCGATCCTCACCACGAAGGCGGGCCTGAGCTTCTGGCTGGCCTGGCCGGTCGCGGCGCTGCTGGCCGGCGCGATGGGGGCGGTGCTCGCGATTCCGGCGCTGCGGGTCAGGGGGCCCTACCTGGCGATGATCACGATCGCCTTCGGCTTCATCGTCGAGCACGGCATCGTCGAGATGCGCGAGCTCACCGGCGGTCAGAACGGCATCATGGGCATCGGCGCGCCTTCGCTGGGCGGGCTCGCGCAGGGCGAGCGCGCGGTGGCCTTGCTTGCGCTCGCGGCGGCCGGTATCGGGCTGGCGGCCTGCGCGCGGCTGGCCAACGGCACCTGGGGCGCGGCGATGCGCGCCGCGCGCGACTCGGAGACGGCGGCCGAATCGATCGGCCTGAACCCGCTCGCGCTGCGAACCGTGGCCTTCGCGGTGTCGGCGGTCTGCGCCGGCGCGGCGGGCGCGCTGTTCGCGCCGCTGTCTGGCTTCGTGACGCCGCACACCTTCGGTTTCGTCCAGTCGATCCTGTTCGTGCTGGTCGTGATGCTCGGCGGCGCGGGGTCGGTCGCGGGCCCGCTGGTCGGCGCGCTGGTCGTCGGCCTGTTGCCCGAGTTGCTGGCGAGCCTGGAGGAGTACCGGCTGCTGTTCTTCGGCGGCCTGCTGCTCGTGGTGCTGTGGGCGGCTCCGGGCGGCATCGTCGGCATGTGGCGGGGGCTGCTCGGGTGGCTGCGCTCGAGCTTGCCCGGGGCGGCGGCGGGCGGCATTGCCGGCGTCGACGTGCCGGCGCAGTCCGGGGGTCGGGGCGCCGAGGTCTCGAACGACGGGCGGCTGCCGCTGGTCGCGACCCGCCCGAGGCGCGGGATCCTGGCCGATTCGCTGACGATGCAGTTCGGCGGCGTGCGAGCGGTCGGCGACCTGAGCTTCGAGGCGAAGGCCGGCGAGGTGACCGCGCTGATAGGACCGAACGGGGCCGGCAAGACCACCGCGCTGAACATGATCGGCGGCTTCTACCGCCCGACCTCGGGAGGCTTCCGGCTCGGCGACCGCCCGCTTGGCGGCCTGCCGGCGCTGCGGGTCGCGCGGGCCGGGATCGCGCGCACCTACCAGACTTCGCAGCTCTTCGGCAGCCTGAGCGTGCTCGACAACGTGGTGCTGGCGATGGCCCGCGGCCGCCTCGGGCCGCTGCTCGGCCTGTCGCGCCTGCAGGCCGCGCCGCTGCGCCGGCGCGCGAGGGACCTGCTCGCCTGGTGCGGCTACCTCGGCTCGCCGACGGCGCGCGCCGACTCGCTGCCGCACGTCGACCGCCGGCTGGTCGAGATCGCGCGGGCGCTGGCGCTCGACCCCGACGCGCTGCTGCTCGACGAGCCGGCGGCCGGCTTGTCGAGCGAGGACAAGACGCGGCTCGCAGGCCTGCTGCGGCGGATCGCGGCGTCGGGCATCGCGGTGCTGCTGGTCGAGCACGACATGCCGCTCGTGATGGGCATCTCCGATCGGGTCGTCGTGCTCGACGCCGGGCAGCGACTGGCGGTGGGCACGCCGGCACAGGTGCAAGCGGATCCCGCGGTGCGCCAGGCCTATCTCGGTGAGTCGGCCGACGGCGGCGCCAGGGGCAGCGCGGAAGGCGGATCCGAGGCAGCGGCAGCGATCGGCCGCGCCGCGGCCGTCGAGCCCGGCCACGGCGGCGCCGGCGTGGCGGATGCCGAGGCGCACGAGCCCCGGCCCGAGGTGCTCGGCGTCGGCGCGCTGGTGGCGGGCTACGGCGCCGAGCCGGTGCTGCACGGCATCGACCTGAACGTTCGCCGCGGCGAGGTGGTTGCGCTGCTCGGCGCGAACGGCGCCGGCAAGTCGACGCTGATGCGCGCGCTCGCCGGCCTGCACCGGCCGCTCGCGGGCGGTGGCATCCACCTGGAAGGTAGGGCGCTCGACGCGCTGGGCGCCGAGCGGATCGTCTCGCTCGGCATGGTGCTCGTGCCCGAGGGCCGCCAGGTGTTCCCGGAGCTCAGCGTGCTCGACAACATCCGGCTCGGCGCCTTCCTCGACCCGACCGACCGCGACGCGCGCGTCGAGCAGATGCTCGAGCGCTTCCCCCGATTGCGCGAGCGCCTTCACCAGCGCGCCGGCCTGCTGTCCGGCGGCGAGCAGCAGATGCTGGCGATCGCGCGCGCGCTGATGTCGCGGCCGAAGGTGCTGCTGCTCGACGAGCCCTCGCTGGGGCTCGCGCCGAAGGTGATCGCCGAGCTGTTCGCCGCGCTCGATCGGCTGCGCGCGGAGGGCATGACGCTGCTTCTCGTCGACCAGATGGCCGCGCTGGCGCTGTCGCTCGCCGACCGCGCCTACGTGATCGAGGGCGGGCGGATCGTGGCCCAGGGCACGGCCGTGGAGATCGCGAACGATCCGAACCTGGCACGCGCCTACCTGGGCGGACACTGA
- the queE gene encoding 7-carboxy-7-deazaguanine synthase translates to MTYSVKEMFYTLQGEGAQAGRPAVFCRFAGCNLWSGREEDRADAVCTFCDTDFVGTDGQGGGKFRTAAELARAIASKWPAGDTSGRRYVVCTGGEPLLQLDEALIDALHAEGFEVAVETNGTQPAPKGLDWVCVSPKAGAPVVLTEGDELKLVYPQPLAMPERFESLRFGHFFLQPMDGPDQEANTRAAIAYCLAHPRWRLSLQTHKIVGID, encoded by the coding sequence ATGACCTACAGCGTCAAGGAGATGTTCTACACGCTGCAGGGCGAGGGCGCGCAGGCCGGTCGCCCCGCCGTGTTCTGCCGCTTCGCCGGCTGCAACCTGTGGAGCGGCCGCGAGGAAGACCGCGCCGACGCGGTCTGCACCTTCTGCGACACCGACTTCGTGGGCACCGACGGACAGGGCGGCGGAAAGTTCAGGACGGCGGCGGAGCTCGCCCGCGCGATCGCGTCGAAGTGGCCGGCCGGCGACACCTCCGGCAGGCGCTACGTGGTCTGCACCGGCGGCGAGCCGCTGCTCCAACTCGACGAAGCGCTGATCGATGCCTTGCATGCCGAGGGCTTCGAGGTGGCGGTGGAAACCAACGGCACCCAGCCGGCCCCGAAGGGCCTGGACTGGGTCTGCGTGAGCCCGAAGGCCGGCGCGCCGGTGGTGCTGACCGAGGGCGACGAGCTCAAGCTCGTCTATCCGCAGCCGCTGGCGATGCCCGAGCGCTTCGAGTCGCTGCGCTTCGGGCACTTCTTCCTGCAGCCGATGGACGGCCCGGACCAGGAAGCGAACACCCGCGCCGCGATCGCCTACTGCCTGGCCCACCCGCGCTGGCGGCTGAGCCTGCAGACCCACAAGATCGTCGGCATCGACTAG
- a CDS encoding GntR family transcriptional regulator, whose product MDERIYRAIFDAVMDQRLAPGTRLPEAALCELFGATRPVVRRVLQRLAHDRIVELRRNRGAIVAVPSPEETRQIFEARRGLEAAVLRLAAEKATAADLKALRRQLEAEHDAMHRMAQPAWARLASSFHLQLAALARNPILEGHLIELISRCSLIVAVYQPPGNATCEHDEHARIVDCIAQRDAGGAIELMDSHLLALERNVALEPRPPQRTLGQMLGVLPDARAAANPSRAGAAARAPKQTASVPKQPASV is encoded by the coding sequence ATGGACGAGCGGATCTACCGCGCGATCTTCGACGCGGTGATGGACCAGCGGCTCGCGCCCGGCACGCGCCTGCCCGAGGCCGCGCTGTGCGAGCTTTTCGGCGCGACGCGACCGGTGGTGCGGCGCGTGCTGCAGCGGCTCGCCCACGACCGGATCGTCGAGCTGCGCCGCAACCGCGGGGCGATCGTCGCGGTGCCCTCGCCCGAGGAAACCCGGCAGATCTTCGAGGCGCGACGCGGGCTCGAGGCGGCCGTGCTGAGGCTGGCCGCCGAGAAGGCGACCGCCGCGGACCTGAAGGCGCTGCGCCGCCAGCTCGAGGCCGAGCACGACGCGATGCACCGGATGGCTCAGCCCGCGTGGGCGCGGCTGGCCAGCAGCTTCCACCTGCAACTCGCCGCGCTCGCCCGCAATCCGATCCTGGAGGGCCACCTGATCGAGCTGATCTCGCGCTGCTCGCTGATCGTGGCGGTCTACCAGCCGCCCGGCAACGCCACTTGCGAGCACGACGAGCACGCGCGGATCGTCGACTGCATCGCGCAGCGCGACGCCGGCGGCGCGATCGAACTGATGGACTCGCACCTGCTCGCGCTCGAGCGCAACGTGGCGCTCGAGCCGAGGCCGCCGCAGCGCACGCTGGGGCAGATGCTGGGCGTCCTGCCCGACGCGCGGGCAGCAGCGAATCCTTCGAGGGCCGGGGCCGCGGCGCGCGCCCCGAAGCAGACTGCGAGTGTGCCGAAGCAGCCTGCGAGTGTGTAA
- a CDS encoding amidase, whose protein sequence is MTQEDDFPIDDRVNAWVPHGRFVLRGAADGPLSDLSFAVKDIFDVAGHPTGAGNPAWLATHPVPTRSSPVVERLLEAGATMMGKVLTDELAYSLHGDNAHYGAPINARAPGRVTGGSSSGSAAAVAAGLVDFALGTDTGGSTRIPASYCGLWGLRTTHGLLSAEGMVPLHPSYDTVTWLAHDARTFSRVGTELLPSSGFWPSRLLEFDDASALADPIFDLPMRCARRTLESLVGTDIQPARASQGSSLEAWRQVYVTTGAHEGWKVHGAWIAANRPAFGAAIEGRWRAASQVSDEAAAAAGKQAAAIRSRVRALVGSDAVVVLPSAASVAPLRDADPAEVDAVRMRTMAITCIAGLAGLPQVSIPMESPDGQPVGISLIGPAGSDLALIRIAQRVWQARRLVPAPMA, encoded by the coding sequence ATGACCCAAGAGGACGACTTCCCGATCGACGACCGCGTCAACGCCTGGGTGCCGCACGGCCGCTTCGTGCTGCGCGGCGCGGCCGACGGCCCGCTGTCGGACCTCAGCTTCGCGGTGAAGGACATCTTCGACGTGGCCGGCCATCCGACCGGCGCCGGCAACCCGGCCTGGCTCGCCACGCACCCGGTCCCGACGCGCAGCAGCCCGGTCGTCGAGCGACTGCTGGAGGCCGGCGCCACGATGATGGGCAAGGTCCTGACCGACGAGCTCGCGTACAGCCTGCACGGCGACAACGCCCACTACGGCGCGCCGATCAACGCGCGCGCCCCGGGCCGGGTGACCGGCGGCTCGTCGAGCGGCTCGGCGGCGGCGGTGGCCGCCGGGCTTGTCGACTTCGCGCTGGGCACCGACACCGGGGGCTCCACGCGCATCCCGGCCAGCTACTGCGGGCTGTGGGGATTGCGAACGACCCACGGTTTGCTGTCGGCCGAGGGCATGGTGCCGCTGCATCCGTCCTACGACACGGTGACCTGGCTGGCCCACGACGCTCGCACTTTCAGCCGGGTCGGCACCGAGCTCCTGCCCTCGTCCGGCTTCTGGCCGTCGCGACTGCTGGAGTTCGACGACGCCAGCGCGCTGGCCGACCCCATCTTCGACCTGCCGATGCGCTGCGCCCGGCGCACGCTCGAGTCGCTGGTGGGCACCGACATCCAACCGGCGCGGGCGTCGCAGGGTTCGTCGCTCGAGGCCTGGCGCCAGGTCTACGTGACCACGGGCGCGCACGAAGGCTGGAAGGTGCACGGCGCGTGGATCGCCGCGAACCGGCCCGCCTTCGGCGCCGCGATCGAGGGCCGCTGGCGCGCGGCCAGCCAGGTGAGCGACGAGGCCGCTGCCGCCGCGGGCAAGCAGGCCGCGGCGATCCGCTCGCGGGTGCGCGCGCTGGTCGGCAGCGACGCGGTCGTCGTGCTGCCCTCGGCCGCGAGCGTGGCCCCGCTGCGCGACGCCGATCCGGCCGAGGTCGACGCGGTGCGGATGCGCACCATGGCGATCACCTGCATCGCCGGGCTGGCCGGCCTGCCCCAGGTCAGCATCCCGATGGAGTCGCCGGACGGCCAGCCGGTCGGCATCTCGCTGATCGGACCGGCCGGCAGCGACCTGGCGCTGATCCGGATCGCGCAGCGGGTCTGGCAAGCGCGCCGCCTGGTGCCGGCGCCGATGGCCTGA
- a CDS encoding polysaccharide deacetylase family protein, which yields MSAAYKGPLPTHGRFGYRPILRRPDWRWPNGSRLAVYLGFNIEHFAFGEGMGAAIGPASPQPDVLNYAWREYGNRVGAWRCLELFDSLGLPSAALINTALYDHCPELVAACVARGAELVGHGHTNAERQGVLDEAGERALLAECRARMQAESGQAPTGWLSPWISESPLTPDLLAETGYRYTLNWCHDDQPVPMRTRDGAMLWSVPYPQELNDIPMIVARQMDGKDFAQMIVDNFDEMLEQSRGQPLVMGIALHPYLVGQPYRLRHLRRALGQIAAARDRGEIWFTTPGAICRHMDETFPEPLELLA from the coding sequence ATGAGCGCCGCCTACAAGGGCCCCCTGCCCACGCACGGGCGCTTCGGCTACCGCCCGATCCTTCGGCGTCCCGACTGGCGCTGGCCGAACGGCTCGCGCCTGGCCGTCTACCTCGGCTTCAACATCGAGCACTTCGCGTTCGGCGAGGGCATGGGCGCGGCGATCGGCCCCGCCTCGCCGCAGCCCGACGTGCTGAACTACGCGTGGCGCGAGTACGGCAACCGGGTCGGCGCGTGGCGCTGCCTCGAGCTCTTCGATTCGCTCGGCCTGCCGTCGGCCGCGCTGATCAACACTGCCTTGTACGACCACTGTCCCGAGCTCGTGGCCGCCTGCGTCGCGCGCGGCGCCGAACTGGTCGGGCACGGCCACACGAACGCCGAGCGGCAGGGCGTGCTCGACGAAGCGGGCGAGCGCGCGCTGCTCGCCGAGTGCCGCGCGCGGATGCAGGCCGAGAGCGGCCAGGCCCCGACGGGCTGGCTGTCGCCGTGGATCTCCGAGAGCCCGCTGACGCCGGACCTGCTCGCCGAGACCGGCTATCGCTACACGCTGAACTGGTGCCACGACGATCAGCCGGTCCCGATGCGCACGCGCGACGGCGCGATGCTGTGGTCGGTGCCCTATCCGCAGGAGCTGAACGACATCCCGATGATCGTCGCGCGGCAGATGGACGGGAAGGACTTCGCGCAAATGATCGTCGACAACTTCGACGAGATGCTCGAGCAGTCGCGCGGCCAGCCGCTCGTGATGGGCATCGCGCTGCACCCCTACCTGGTGGGCCAGCCCTACCGGCTGCGCCACCTGCGCCGCGCGCTCGGGCAGATCGCCGCCGCGCGCGACCGCGGCGAGATCTGGTTCACGACGCCCGGCGCGATCTGCCGCCACATGGACGAAACCTTTCCCGAACCGCTGGAGCTGCTCGCATGA
- a CDS encoding ABC transporter substrate-binding protein: protein MTASRPRFGRRAALAGAVLLAAGLFSPAVQAAEPIKIGLVTALSGQSAQAGEAITRGLTIAIDEINAKGGLLGGRKLELVRRDDEANPAKGVIAARELIFKEKVAVLFGGLDTPVSLAIVPIANQEKVPFMGPWAAGTPVTKNGANPNFAFRVSAVDELVNVAMLEYAQKTFKAGKPGMILINNPWGESNEKGLKAALAAKSMSAVGIEKFEANDVDVVPQLSRLRSAGADVLFMVGNVGPSAQVVKSLDRMGWKVPIVSHWGPAGGRFTELAGPSAKNVHFVQTYSFFGKQSPVGEKVIAALKAKYPNIKGPDDITPAVGVANAYDGMQLAALAIEAAGSTDGDAIRQGFYKIGRYEGLIKTYDKPFSPGVHDAVGPQDYVWAQFIDNRILPVGIEN from the coding sequence ATGACCGCTTCCCGTCCCCGTTTCGGCCGCCGCGCCGCGCTCGCCGGCGCGGTACTGCTCGCCGCCGGCCTCTTCTCGCCCGCCGTGCAGGCGGCCGAGCCGATCAAGATCGGCCTCGTGACCGCGCTGTCGGGCCAGTCGGCGCAGGCCGGCGAGGCGATCACCCGCGGCCTGACGATCGCGATCGACGAGATCAACGCGAAGGGCGGACTGCTCGGCGGGCGCAAGCTCGAGCTGGTTCGCCGCGACGACGAGGCCAACCCGGCCAAGGGCGTGATCGCGGCGCGCGAGCTGATCTTCAAGGAGAAGGTCGCGGTGCTGTTCGGCGGGCTCGACACGCCGGTGTCGCTCGCGATCGTGCCGATCGCCAACCAGGAGAAGGTGCCGTTCATGGGGCCCTGGGCGGCCGGCACGCCGGTCACCAAGAACGGCGCGAACCCGAACTTCGCCTTCCGCGTGTCGGCGGTCGACGAGCTGGTCAACGTGGCGATGCTCGAGTACGCGCAGAAGACCTTCAAGGCGGGCAAGCCGGGGATGATCCTGATCAACAACCCCTGGGGCGAGTCGAACGAGAAGGGCCTGAAGGCCGCGCTGGCTGCGAAGAGCATGAGCGCTGTCGGCATCGAGAAGTTCGAGGCCAACGACGTCGACGTGGTGCCGCAGCTTTCGCGCCTGCGCAGCGCGGGCGCCGACGTGCTGTTCATGGTCGGCAACGTGGGCCCCTCGGCGCAGGTCGTGAAGTCGCTCGACCGGATGGGCTGGAAGGTGCCGATCGTGTCGCACTGGGGCCCGGCGGGCGGTCGCTTCACCGAACTGGCCGGCCCCAGCGCGAAGAACGTCCACTTCGTGCAGACCTACAGCTTCTTCGGCAAGCAGTCGCCCGTCGGCGAGAAGGTGATCGCCGCGCTGAAGGCCAAGTACCCGAACATCAAGGGCCCGGACGACATCACGCCCGCGGTCGGCGTGGCCAACGCCTACGACGGCATGCAGCTCGCCGCGCTGGCGATCGAGGCCGCGGGCTCCACTGACGGCGACGCGATCCGCCAGGGCTTCTACAAGATCGGCCGCTACGAAGGGCTGATCAAGACCTACGACAAGCCGTTCTCGCCCGGCGTGCACGATGCGGTCGGCCCGCAGGACTACGTCTGGGCGCAGTTCATCGACAACCGGATCCTGCCGGTCGGCATCGAGAACTGA
- a CDS encoding RcnB family protein encodes MKASTLVSAITAATLAVGSAGAIAQPRGEPKRVEKPQRQDSREHERRETRDREWHREEYRRQQEYRYRGDSRPGYRPGPPPHAGHPGPPPHSSAGGRGAGPRHDIYRGARLPSYYRTQHYVVQDWRYHRLPPPPRGHYWVQVGADYLLVAIATGIIVQLILAN; translated from the coding sequence ATGAAAGCCTCGACTCTCGTTTCCGCGATCACCGCCGCCACGCTCGCCGTCGGCTCGGCCGGGGCGATCGCCCAGCCCCGCGGCGAGCCGAAGCGCGTCGAGAAGCCCCAGCGCCAGGACTCGCGCGAGCACGAGCGGCGCGAGACCCGCGACCGCGAGTGGCACCGCGAGGAATACCGGCGCCAGCAAGAGTATCGGTATCGCGGCGACTCCCGGCCGGGGTATCGCCCCGGCCCGCCGCCCCACGCGGGCCACCCCGGGCCGCCCCCGCATTCCAGTGCCGGCGGCCGCGGCGCCGGCCCGCGCCACGACATCTACCGCGGGGCGCGCCTGCCGAGCTACTACCGCACGCAGCACTACGTGGTGCAGGACTGGCGCTATCACCGCCTGCCCCCGCCGCCGCGCGGCCACTACTGGGTGCAGGTCGGCGCCGACTACCTGCTGGTCGCGATCGCCACCGGCATCATCGTCCAGCTGATCCTGGCCAACTAG
- a CDS encoding branched-chain amino acid ABC transporter permease, which yields MIITSALISGLGLGSMYGLMALGFYVTFAVSGTVNFAQGSSMMLGAVLTFTFAQTLGWPLPAAIALALLLCAAYGLVVEFAAVRPFASRGSDAWLMATVALGIVLDNLVMFTFGKEPRSLPSPLAQTPLEIGGLGLGVYPLQLLIPVVGLALAAALHALSRRTRWGTGMLAVVQNRAAARLMGIPIKRAVAAAFALSTLFAGIAGVLIAPLFNVHSDMGTLFGLKAFAVAILGGITSAWGVMIAGLIFGIVEALVTATMGSGYTQIITFALVILALAWRPNGLFGRAEVRKV from the coding sequence ATGATCATCACCTCGGCGCTGATCAGCGGCCTCGGCCTGGGAAGCATGTACGGCCTGATGGCCCTCGGCTTCTACGTGACCTTCGCCGTGTCCGGCACGGTCAACTTCGCGCAGGGCAGCTCGATGATGCTCGGCGCGGTGCTGACCTTCACCTTCGCGCAGACGCTGGGCTGGCCGCTGCCGGCGGCGATCGCGCTGGCGCTGCTGCTGTGCGCGGCCTACGGCCTGGTGGTCGAGTTCGCCGCGGTGAGGCCCTTCGCCAGCCGGGGGTCGGACGCCTGGCTGATGGCCACCGTGGCGCTGGGCATCGTGCTCGACAACCTGGTGATGTTCACCTTCGGCAAGGAGCCGCGCAGCCTTCCCTCGCCGCTGGCGCAGACACCGCTCGAGATCGGCGGGCTGGGGCTGGGCGTGTATCCGCTGCAGCTGCTGATCCCGGTGGTCGGGCTGGCGCTCGCGGCGGCGCTGCACGCGCTGTCTCGGCGCACCCGCTGGGGCACCGGGATGCTGGCCGTCGTGCAGAACCGGGCGGCGGCGCGGCTGATGGGCATCCCGATCAAGCGGGCGGTGGCCGCGGCCTTCGCGCTGTCGACCCTGTTCGCGGGCATCGCCGGGGTGCTGATCGCGCCGCTGTTCAACGTGCACTCCGACATGGGCACCCTGTTCGGCCTGAAGGCCTTCGCGGTCGCGATCCTGGGCGGCATCACAAGCGCGTGGGGCGTGATGATCGCGGGGCTGATCTTCGGCATCGTCGAGGCGCTCGTCACCGCCACGATGGGTTCGGGGTACACGCAGATCATCACCTTCGCGCTGGTGATCCTGGCGCTGGCGTGGCGGCCCAACGGCCTGTTCGGCCGGGCCGAGGTCAGGAAGGTATGA
- a CDS encoding nuclear transport factor 2 family protein — protein sequence MHDAHERGATAHQATPGDAPSTPAAIVDTYLSLLMIPDPDAARRFVAPDLRIRFTGGREMRDPSECAAFNATRYRWVKKRFERTEVVAGGTDEETVVYNIGTLYGEWPDGTRFEGNRYVDRYVLRGGLIVKMDVWNDSAEWLLSRRTSAGGPEAEAVTGASADAVAVGEPGTR from the coding sequence ATGCACGATGCCCACGAACGGGGCGCCACGGCGCACCAGGCGACCCCCGGCGACGCGCCTTCAACGCCGGCCGCGATCGTCGACACCTACCTGAGCCTGCTGATGATCCCGGACCCGGACGCCGCGCGCCGCTTCGTGGCGCCGGACCTGCGAATCCGCTTCACCGGCGGGCGCGAGATGCGCGACCCGTCGGAATGCGCGGCCTTCAACGCGACGCGCTACAGGTGGGTGAAGAAGCGCTTCGAGCGGACCGAGGTGGTCGCCGGAGGCACCGACGAGGAAACGGTCGTCTACAACATCGGCACGCTGTACGGCGAGTGGCCCGACGGCACGCGCTTCGAGGGCAACCGCTACGTCGATCGCTACGTGCTGCGCGGCGGCCTGATCGTGAAGATGGACGTGTGGAACGACAGCGCCGAGTGGCTGCTGTCGCGTCGGACATCCGCCGGCGGGCCCGAGGCCGAAGCCGTCACCGGCGCCAGTGCCGACGCAGTCGCCGTCGGGGAGCCGGGCACGCGATGA